One genomic segment of Coffea arabica cultivar ET-39 chromosome 6e, Coffea Arabica ET-39 HiFi, whole genome shotgun sequence includes these proteins:
- the LOC113696280 gene encoding putative serine/threonine-protein kinase isoform X2: MLQDGSLVAVKILSVELESMRGEREFISEIAALSGIKHENLVSLRGCCVDGAKRLLVYNYMENNSLAYTFLGEEHNRMKFSWKLRRDISIGVARGLVYLHEQVTPHIVHRDIKPSNILLDLHFTPKLGDFGLAKLFRDDASYISTRVAGTLGYLSPEYAISGHLTRKSDVYSFGVLLLEILTGGPVVGFDLERGGEYFLVDKVWEMYKANNLRQMVDPVLNGNFPEEEAVRLFKVGLMCVQETTKLRPKMSAAVKMLTNEIGIGDTEISKPGLLADLMDVKIDRKRQSSQSFFSGDSANASSAT, from the exons ATGCTGCAAGATGGGAGTCTAGTGGCTGTGAAAATTCTTTCAGTTGAGCTAGAATCCATGAGGGGCGAGAGGGAGTTCATATCTGAGATTGCTGCTCTATCTGGCATTAAGCATGAGAATCTGGTTAGTCTCCGAGGATGCTGCGTAGATGGCGCTAAGAGACTCCTGGTCTACAATTATATGGAGAATAATAGCCTCGCCTACACCTTTCTTG GTGAAGAGCATAACAGGATGAAATTCAGTTGGAAATTGAGGAGAGACATTTCAATTGGGGTGGCTAGAGGACTTGTATATCTGCACGAACAAGTCACTCCTCATATCGTGCACCGAGATATTAAACCCAGCAATATACTTCTCGATCTGCATTTTACCCCGAAACTCGGTGACTTTGGTTTGGCCAAGCTATTCAGGGATGATGCATCTTACATTAGTACTCGCGTTGCAGGGACATT aGGTTATCTTTCCCCGGAGTATGCCATTAGTGGACATTTGACGCGAAAATCGGACGTTTACAGCTTCGGAGTACTATTATTGGAGATTCTGACCGGTGGTCCAGTTGTCGGTTTTGACTTAGAACGTGGAGGAGAGTATTTCCTTGTCGACAAG GTCTGGGAAATGTACAAGGCTAACAATCTTCGGCAGATGGTGGATCCAGTGTTAaatggaaattttccagaagaaGAAGCGGTTAGGCTCTTCAAGGTTGGATTGATGTGCGTGCAAGAGACCACCAAACTCCGGCCTAAGATGTCTGCTGCCGTCAAGATGTTGACTAATGAGATTGGCATTGGAGACACGGAGATATCAAAACCCGGGCTACTTGCTGATCTAATGGATGTGAAAATAGACCGGAAGCGGCAATCCTCGCAAAGCTTTTTCTCCGGCGACAGTGCCAATGCAAGTTCAGCGACGTAG
- the LOC113696280 gene encoding putative serine/threonine-protein kinase isoform X1, with protein sequence MKFSLPFVNCFCSIAQNNSQVDDDGDGYGRDLRRPGGQRVEHFPVYSYDALKAATQGFRSSNRIGEGGFGSVYKGMLQDGSLVAVKILSVELESMRGEREFISEIAALSGIKHENLVSLRGCCVDGAKRLLVYNYMENNSLAYTFLGEEHNRMKFSWKLRRDISIGVARGLVYLHEQVTPHIVHRDIKPSNILLDLHFTPKLGDFGLAKLFRDDASYISTRVAGTLGYLSPEYAISGHLTRKSDVYSFGVLLLEILTGGPVVGFDLERGGEYFLVDKVWEMYKANNLRQMVDPVLNGNFPEEEAVRLFKVGLMCVQETTKLRPKMSAAVKMLTNEIGIGDTEISKPGLLADLMDVKIDRKRQSSQSFFSGDSANASSAT encoded by the exons atgaagttttcttTACCGTTTGTCAACTGTTTCTGCTCCATAGCTCAAAATAATTCCCAGGTGGACGACGACGGAGATGGCTACGGCCGTGATTTAAGACGACCTG GTGGTCAAAGGGTTGAGCATTTTCCTGTGTATTCTTACGACGCATTGAAAGCTGCGACTCAGGGGTTCAGATCATCCAACCGGATTGGAGAGGGAGGCTTTGGTTCTGTTTACAAG GGGATGCTGCAAGATGGGAGTCTAGTGGCTGTGAAAATTCTTTCAGTTGAGCTAGAATCCATGAGGGGCGAGAGGGAGTTCATATCTGAGATTGCTGCTCTATCTGGCATTAAGCATGAGAATCTGGTTAGTCTCCGAGGATGCTGCGTAGATGGCGCTAAGAGACTCCTGGTCTACAATTATATGGAGAATAATAGCCTCGCCTACACCTTTCTTG GTGAAGAGCATAACAGGATGAAATTCAGTTGGAAATTGAGGAGAGACATTTCAATTGGGGTGGCTAGAGGACTTGTATATCTGCACGAACAAGTCACTCCTCATATCGTGCACCGAGATATTAAACCCAGCAATATACTTCTCGATCTGCATTTTACCCCGAAACTCGGTGACTTTGGTTTGGCCAAGCTATTCAGGGATGATGCATCTTACATTAGTACTCGCGTTGCAGGGACATT aGGTTATCTTTCCCCGGAGTATGCCATTAGTGGACATTTGACGCGAAAATCGGACGTTTACAGCTTCGGAGTACTATTATTGGAGATTCTGACCGGTGGTCCAGTTGTCGGTTTTGACTTAGAACGTGGAGGAGAGTATTTCCTTGTCGACAAG GTCTGGGAAATGTACAAGGCTAACAATCTTCGGCAGATGGTGGATCCAGTGTTAaatggaaattttccagaagaaGAAGCGGTTAGGCTCTTCAAGGTTGGATTGATGTGCGTGCAAGAGACCACCAAACTCCGGCCTAAGATGTCTGCTGCCGTCAAGATGTTGACTAATGAGATTGGCATTGGAGACACGGAGATATCAAAACCCGGGCTACTTGCTGATCTAATGGATGTGAAAATAGACCGGAAGCGGCAATCCTCGCAAAGCTTTTTCTCCGGCGACAGTGCCAATGCAAGTTCAGCGACGTAG